Proteins encoded together in one Streptomyces sp. TLI_171 window:
- a CDS encoding ATP-binding cassette domain-containing protein translates to MKPTQTAAVEPPAAEQRTGTGGARPATTGRTGPKPTRTEPEKQKKQKRRRYLRTPVVPQMEEQDCGAACLAVVLGAFGRRVTLNEASRACGVSRDGVSAAAVARAAGRYGLLARGRRVPRGDDRLAGLGEVPVPSMVLVTGPHFAVFEGVKRGRVHVNDPSLGTYSATPAEFWESFAGIAVGFEPGPDFEPGGRRFPLLRALTARMRPYARPLLVAVLVGMLMTIPGVAGALLLRSYLTGVVNGGATGWAVPLTLAGLAVAGLVLAGNWLRSALVNQVLEAMASRSSAAFLWKMLRLPGAFFHRRQLGGLVTRVQLNDGLANLLSYRVAGAASSFAAAAVHLSALLWLAPKLAAIPVAVAVLDALALRSADRRRGGMIHRLHAEQHKRDGVAFAGVSAIETVKAEGAEDALFRSWAGWQARSALTGQRVVEAVLVPLSLPGALNSAAAAAAVVAGTVLLLGGSLSFGTLLAFLLLLNGFLLPVSQLVGAGSEFTVARAQNALLEDIETSEVDPYLAPVLDSPAEPVRLRGELELRDLEFGYDPNRPPTLSGISLRIAPGEWVAVVGGSGSGKSTLARLAAGVLRPWKGEVLLDGRPRDDWHRALVTGQVAYVEQQLRLFEGTVRENVTLWDPSADEDTLQRALADAEAAELVRRRGGLDAQIDEDARNWSGGERQRLEIARALALDPALVVLDEATSALDAHTEAAVNEHLRRRGVSCLVLAHRLSTIQAADRVVVLSAGRIVQQGPPAELAEQPGPYRDLLRDADRRTGGSAETTETTDHQPARTEEPA, encoded by the coding sequence ATGAAGCCCACCCAGACGGCGGCGGTCGAGCCGCCCGCCGCCGAACAGCGCACCGGGACCGGCGGCGCCCGGCCCGCCACCACCGGGCGCACGGGCCCGAAGCCGACGCGGACGGAGCCGGAGAAGCAGAAGAAGCAGAAGCGCCGCAGGTACCTGCGCACGCCCGTGGTGCCGCAGATGGAGGAGCAGGACTGCGGGGCGGCCTGCCTGGCCGTGGTGCTGGGCGCGTTCGGGCGGCGGGTGACGCTGAACGAGGCGTCCCGGGCCTGCGGGGTCAGCCGGGACGGGGTGAGCGCGGCCGCGGTCGCGCGCGCCGCCGGACGGTACGGGCTGCTCGCCCGGGGCCGCCGGGTGCCGCGCGGGGACGACCGGCTGGCCGGGCTCGGCGAGGTGCCGGTGCCCTCGATGGTGCTGGTCACCGGGCCGCACTTCGCGGTGTTCGAGGGGGTGAAGCGCGGCCGGGTGCACGTCAACGACCCGTCGCTGGGCACCTATTCGGCCACCCCGGCGGAGTTCTGGGAGTCCTTCGCGGGCATCGCGGTCGGCTTCGAACCCGGCCCGGACTTCGAACCGGGCGGCCGCCGCTTCCCGCTGCTGCGCGCCCTCACCGCCCGGATGCGGCCGTACGCCCGGCCGCTGCTGGTCGCGGTGCTGGTCGGCATGCTGATGACGATCCCGGGGGTGGCCGGCGCGCTCCTGCTGCGCAGCTACCTGACCGGCGTGGTGAACGGCGGCGCGACCGGCTGGGCGGTGCCGCTGACGCTGGCCGGACTGGCGGTCGCCGGGTTGGTGCTGGCCGGGAACTGGCTGCGCTCCGCACTGGTCAACCAGGTGCTGGAGGCGATGGCCTCGCGCTCCTCGGCGGCCTTCCTGTGGAAGATGCTGCGGCTGCCCGGCGCGTTCTTCCACCGCCGCCAACTCGGCGGCCTGGTCACCCGGGTGCAGCTCAACGACGGCCTGGCCAACCTGCTCTCCTACCGGGTGGCCGGCGCGGCCTCGTCCTTCGCCGCCGCGGCCGTGCACCTGAGCGCGCTGCTCTGGCTGGCCCCGAAACTCGCCGCGATCCCGGTCGCGGTGGCGGTGCTGGACGCGCTCGCGCTGCGCTCCGCCGACCGTCGGCGCGGCGGCATGATCCACCGGCTGCACGCCGAACAGCACAAGCGCGACGGCGTCGCCTTCGCCGGGGTGTCGGCGATCGAGACGGTCAAGGCGGAGGGCGCGGAGGACGCGCTGTTCCGGTCCTGGGCGGGCTGGCAGGCCCGCTCCGCGCTCACCGGACAGCGGGTGGTGGAAGCCGTCCTGGTGCCGCTCTCGCTGCCCGGCGCGCTCAACTCGGCCGCCGCGGCCGCCGCGGTGGTCGCCGGCACGGTGCTGCTGCTGGGCGGCTCGCTCTCCTTCGGCACCCTGCTGGCCTTCCTGCTGCTGCTCAACGGCTTCCTCCTGCCGGTCTCCCAACTGGTCGGCGCCGGATCCGAGTTCACCGTCGCCCGGGCGCAGAACGCGCTGTTGGAGGACATCGAGACCAGCGAGGTCGACCCGTATCTCGCACCGGTGCTCGACAGCCCGGCCGAGCCGGTCCGGCTGCGCGGCGAACTGGAGCTGCGTGACCTGGAGTTCGGCTACGACCCGAACCGCCCGCCGACGCTGTCCGGGATCTCGCTGCGGATCGCGCCCGGCGAGTGGGTGGCGGTGGTCGGCGGCAGCGGCAGCGGCAAGTCCACGCTGGCCCGGCTGGCCGCGGGCGTGCTGCGCCCCTGGAAGGGCGAGGTGCTGCTCGACGGCCGTCCCCGCGACGACTGGCACCGGGCCCTGGTCACCGGCCAGGTGGCCTACGTGGAGCAGCAGTTGCGGCTCTTCGAGGGCACCGTCCGGGAGAACGTCACGCTCTGGGACCCGTCCGCGGACGAGGACACCCTGCAGCGCGCCCTGGCCGACGCCGAGGCCGCCGAACTGGTGCGCCGGCGGGGCGGGTTGGATGCGCAGATCGACGAGGACGCCCGCAACTGGTCCGGCGGTGAACGGCAACGGCTGGAGATCGCCCGCGCCCTGGCCCTGGACCCGGCCCTGGTCGTCCTCGACGAGGCCACCAGCGCGCTGGACGCGCACACCGAGGCCGCCGTCAACGAGCACCTGCGCCGACGGGGCGTCAGCTGCCTGGTGCTGGCCCACCGGCTGAGCACCATCCAGGCCGCCGACCGGGTCGTGGTCCTGTCCGCAGGCCGGATCGTCCAGCAGGGCCCGCCCGCCGAGCTCGCCGAACAGCCGGGCCCGTACCGGGACCTGCTCCGCGACGCCGACCGGAGGACCGGCGGCAGCGCCGAGACCACCGAGACCACCGATCACCAGCCCGCCCGAACGGAGGAGCCGGCATGA
- a CDS encoding ATP-binding cassette domain-containing protein gives MSTATAARQGGAQTAAADTERDPAIRVDATAAANRTALADALAELGTAAPRPQTSPRPGEQSPTAPRHRADRAREVLRALGVDVPGELPAAVRDAADPVTALLRRAGVRWRPVTLPDGNETGTAGPMVAFAAEDGRPIALIPRAGRHRRHDPDSERAAARAELSRQALLLYPPLPPGSPTPGTLLRFALAVPGARRDLGVLTAAGLVSALLGLLVPLSTGVLLPGLLLAERHPVRWLAVLLGSAVVASWLLTLVRNTAAVRLTGRVQHALEPAVWDRLLAQDARFFRDYTTGDLVHRANAVAQARQALSEVLVGAVLGAVFAVTGLTVLLLVDWRLGGLLLLAVLAVTAVLLLLGRRRQEYESQVFEAHGQLQGVLYGLLLGIDKIQTAGREIQAFARWAAPFAGQKRADAAAMRSEAVSTALTTALQPLLLAVLLAGATFGPAAEAGHLMAAGVAAGQVALALGQVTHAAAGAYGVAPVLERLRPILAEPAVNAAERAGRLADPGRLEGRLALDQVVFRYPGSALPALDGVSLRAEPGEFVAVVGPSGAGKSTLIRLLLGFEQPESGAIRYDGRELAALDARLVRRQLGSVLQHGRMLRGSLLENLAGADPDITEDRIWHAAELAGIAEELRALPMGLGTRVGEDAQGFSGGQVQRLLLARALVRDPAVLLLDEATSALDNATQQRVADAVAGLDRTRLVIAHRLSTIRTADRIYVLDGGRVSAEGTFRELLGTDPLFTRLARFQEM, from the coding sequence ATGAGCACCGCCACCGCCGCCCGCCAGGGCGGCGCACAGACTGCCGCGGCGGACACCGAGCGCGACCCGGCGATCCGGGTCGACGCCACCGCGGCCGCCAACCGCACCGCGCTCGCGGACGCGTTGGCCGAGCTGGGAACCGCCGCACCCCGTCCGCAGACCTCCCCGCGCCCCGGCGAGCAGTCGCCGACAGCGCCGCGCCACCGCGCGGACCGGGCGCGGGAGGTGCTGCGGGCGCTGGGAGTGGACGTCCCCGGGGAACTGCCCGCCGCCGTGCGGGACGCCGCCGATCCGGTCACCGCGCTGCTGCGCCGGGCCGGAGTGCGCTGGCGGCCCGTCACGCTGCCGGACGGGAACGAGACCGGCACGGCCGGGCCGATGGTGGCGTTCGCCGCCGAGGACGGCCGGCCGATCGCCCTGATACCCCGGGCCGGGCGGCACCGCCGCCACGACCCGGACTCCGAACGGGCCGCCGCCCGAGCGGAGTTGAGCCGCCAGGCGCTGCTGCTGTACCCGCCGCTGCCGCCCGGGAGTCCGACCCCGGGAACCCTGCTGCGTTTCGCCCTCGCCGTGCCCGGTGCCCGCCGGGACCTGGGAGTGCTGACCGCGGCCGGGCTGGTCTCGGCGCTGCTCGGCCTGCTCGTCCCGCTGTCCACCGGAGTGCTGCTGCCCGGCCTGCTGCTGGCCGAACGGCACCCGGTGCGCTGGCTGGCCGTGCTGCTGGGCTCCGCGGTGGTGGCGTCCTGGCTGCTCACGCTGGTCCGCAACACCGCGGCCGTCCGGCTCACCGGCCGGGTGCAGCACGCGCTCGAACCCGCCGTCTGGGACCGGCTGCTGGCCCAGGACGCGCGGTTCTTCCGCGACTACACCACGGGTGACCTGGTGCACCGGGCGAACGCGGTGGCGCAGGCCCGGCAGGCCCTCTCGGAGGTGCTGGTGGGGGCCGTGCTCGGCGCGGTCTTCGCCGTCACCGGCCTGACGGTCCTGCTGCTGGTGGACTGGCGGCTCGGCGGGCTGCTGCTGCTCGCCGTGCTGGCGGTGACGGCCGTGCTGCTGCTGCTCGGCCGTCGCCGCCAGGAGTACGAGTCGCAGGTGTTCGAGGCGCACGGGCAGCTCCAAGGAGTGCTGTACGGGCTGCTGCTGGGCATCGACAAGATCCAGACCGCCGGGCGGGAGATCCAGGCCTTCGCCCGCTGGGCGGCCCCGTTCGCCGGACAGAAGCGCGCCGACGCGGCCGCGATGCGCAGCGAGGCGGTCTCCACCGCGCTCACCACGGCGCTCCAACCGCTGCTGCTGGCGGTGCTGCTGGCCGGGGCCACCTTCGGCCCGGCCGCCGAGGCCGGGCACCTGATGGCCGCCGGAGTGGCGGCCGGCCAGGTGGCGCTGGCGCTCGGCCAGGTCACCCACGCCGCGGCCGGCGCCTACGGCGTTGCCCCGGTGCTGGAGCGGCTGCGGCCGATCCTCGCCGAGCCGGCCGTGAACGCGGCCGAACGGGCCGGTCGGCTCGCCGACCCGGGCCGGTTGGAGGGGCGACTCGCGCTCGACCAGGTGGTGTTCCGCTACCCGGGCAGCGCGCTGCCCGCCCTGGACGGGGTGTCGCTGCGCGCCGAACCAGGCGAGTTCGTGGCCGTGGTCGGCCCGTCCGGGGCCGGCAAGTCCACCCTGATCCGGCTGCTGCTCGGCTTCGAGCAGCCCGAGTCCGGCGCGATCCGCTACGACGGCCGCGAACTGGCCGCCCTGGACGCCCGGTTGGTGCGCCGTCAGCTGGGCTCGGTGCTCCAGCACGGCCGGATGCTGCGCGGCTCGCTGCTGGAGAACCTGGCCGGCGCGGACCCCGACATCACCGAGGACCGGATCTGGCACGCTGCCGAACTCGCAGGCATCGCGGAGGAGTTGCGGGCCCTGCCGATGGGCCTTGGCACCCGGGTCGGCGAGGACGCGCAGGGCTTCTCCGGCGGCCAGGTGCAGCGGCTGCTGCTGGCCCGCGCGCTGGTCCGCGACCCCGCCGTGCTGCTGCTCGACGAGGCCACCTCCGCGCTCGACAACGCCACCCAGCAGCGGGTCGCCGACGCCGTCGCCGGCCTCGACCGCACCCGCCTGGTGATCGCCCACCGACTGAGCACCATCCGCACCGCCGACCGGATCTACGTGCTGGACGGGGGACGGGTGTCCGCCGAGGGCACCTTCCGCGAACTGCTCGGCACCGACCCGCTGTTCACCCGCCTCGCCCGTTTCCAGGAGATGTGA
- the lanM gene encoding type 2 lanthipeptide synthetase LanM — protein MSLEMQTWLRTAGTPGPDAPKTALLPGLPGADDRLRAVIAAAASFEERAAARDDGQALFAPDPAEDRRSRAAAVETWLRRAAGDQSSAGVLLDHLAETGRPLGEGLRRVRLADPAKLPSWAYPLAVFLRAQSAEPATGPGAIAAGFAAAADALLPTGPGTVLGVPVTAKGRADVVGTLTGRLVEVANLTLCQEFQLATGRPRATAWDAEGGPDASTAGWLARLERLPALAYLIGTVCRQWQEMYTEMFARLAADRAGLVEEMWGGVDPGALDSVHGDAGDRHAQGRSVALLRFENGAGVVYKPKDMRHATAFLGLVERLNRELSLDLPLRTVLIRSDRGDDGHGASLSTDCSGDYGWEELVPSRPCTDRAGFARFYRRLGMTIRLVQLLEGRDLWADNLLADGEHPVLIDLECLLYPRVQAPPVLTEGQRGLLDELETTVVRTAMAFQAWTPAGRTDALDIGCLSRVGSLETSPGVPALPLPAYRPVHHGQPADPWQYTEEVVDGYREMHAALHRLRGELADPEGPLSGFRGIWVRYIWRHTWDGYKILRASTSPLALDDGATRETVIAGALRGAVTARAGDAARGDLLEVVLAELDSFRSFDIPFFRSLTTSSSVFTADGREIPGHFQSTGWERLQQRVAELDGFDLEGHVAVLSGCTDAARAGAEQPPAKPLRPLRAAEPPASDELLSAATALGDRILADRRPTGWLGQSWYPGTGLRQVEALGPDLTSGTLGIALLLAELWSATGEPRFHRAAHRLLAEAAALIDPKEPMAFAFAGDSRLASGAPVPGGFFGPGAIIHGLARGGLLLGEADFLTAAQSLVPGAMSVAESASNRPGRPVRIPHADVPLGTAGLLLNLLRLRRAAGGSHGDTDQAIRTLAATAVDQLADEQTPFDFLELVPGGADSIAAALARTLAEAPALLADPTDVRDRLRAHRFATGTPSGRLACLDTAVSLGADAVDQADLGALAPPVTGPELAALTGRALLSAATEALTAAEAGLVHTLPEGAEALLDGPFYDGREAAALMVRELLTRHRLHGTWFPDRAAHDAVNLGALDGTVAVGLLLLRLHDASAAPLATLR, from the coding sequence ATGTCGCTAGAGATGCAGACCTGGCTCCGCACCGCCGGAACCCCGGGCCCCGACGCCCCGAAGACCGCCCTGCTGCCCGGCCTCCCCGGCGCCGACGACCGGCTGCGCGCCGTGATCGCCGCCGCCGCGAGTTTCGAGGAACGCGCCGCCGCCCGCGACGACGGGCAGGCCCTGTTCGCCCCGGACCCGGCCGAGGACCGCCGCAGCCGCGCCGCCGCCGTGGAGACCTGGCTGCGCCGAGCCGCCGGCGACCAGAGCTCCGCCGGGGTGCTGCTGGACCACCTCGCGGAGACCGGCCGCCCGCTCGGCGAGGGCCTGCGCCGGGTCCGGCTGGCCGACCCGGCGAAGCTGCCGTCCTGGGCGTACCCGCTGGCGGTGTTCCTGCGGGCGCAGAGCGCCGAGCCGGCCACCGGCCCGGGCGCGATCGCCGCCGGGTTCGCCGCCGCCGCGGACGCGCTGCTGCCCACCGGCCCCGGCACCGTGCTCGGCGTCCCGGTCACCGCGAAGGGCCGCGCCGACGTGGTGGGCACGCTGACCGGCCGGCTGGTCGAGGTCGCCAACCTGACGCTCTGCCAGGAGTTCCAGCTGGCCACCGGGCGCCCCCGGGCCACCGCCTGGGACGCCGAGGGCGGCCCGGACGCCTCCACCGCGGGCTGGCTGGCCCGGCTGGAGCGGCTGCCCGCGCTGGCCTACCTGATCGGCACGGTCTGCCGGCAGTGGCAGGAGATGTACACCGAGATGTTCGCCCGGCTCGCCGCCGACCGGGCCGGCCTGGTCGAGGAGATGTGGGGCGGCGTCGACCCGGGCGCGCTCGACTCGGTGCACGGCGACGCGGGCGACCGGCACGCCCAGGGCCGCTCGGTGGCGCTGCTGCGCTTCGAGAACGGCGCGGGCGTGGTCTACAAGCCCAAGGACATGCGGCACGCCACCGCCTTCCTCGGCCTGGTCGAGCGCCTCAACCGGGAACTGAGCCTGGACCTGCCGCTGCGCACCGTGCTGATCCGCTCCGACCGCGGCGACGACGGCCACGGCGCCTCGCTGAGCACCGACTGCTCCGGCGACTACGGCTGGGAGGAGCTGGTCCCGTCCCGCCCCTGCACCGACCGGGCCGGCTTCGCCCGGTTCTACCGCCGCCTGGGCATGACGATCCGGCTGGTGCAGCTGCTGGAGGGCCGCGACCTGTGGGCCGACAACCTGCTGGCCGACGGCGAGCACCCCGTCCTGATCGACCTGGAGTGCCTGCTCTACCCGCGCGTCCAGGCCCCGCCGGTCCTGACGGAGGGCCAGCGCGGCCTGCTGGACGAGCTGGAGACCACCGTGGTGCGCACCGCGATGGCCTTCCAGGCGTGGACCCCGGCCGGACGCACCGACGCCCTCGACATCGGCTGCCTGTCCCGGGTCGGCAGCCTGGAGACCTCCCCCGGCGTGCCCGCCCTGCCGCTGCCCGCCTACCGCCCGGTGCACCACGGGCAGCCGGCCGACCCGTGGCAGTACACCGAGGAGGTGGTCGACGGCTACCGCGAGATGCACGCGGCCCTGCACCGGCTGCGCGGCGAACTCGCCGACCCCGAAGGTCCGCTGAGCGGGTTCCGGGGCATCTGGGTGCGCTACATCTGGCGCCACACCTGGGACGGCTACAAGATCCTGCGGGCCTCCACCAGCCCGCTCGCCCTGGACGACGGCGCGACTCGGGAGACCGTCATCGCCGGTGCGCTGCGCGGCGCCGTCACCGCCCGCGCGGGCGACGCCGCCCGCGGCGACCTGCTGGAGGTGGTGCTCGCCGAACTCGACTCGTTCCGCTCCTTCGACATCCCGTTCTTCCGCTCGCTGACCACCTCCTCCTCGGTGTTCACCGCCGACGGCAGGGAGATCCCCGGGCACTTCCAGTCCACCGGCTGGGAGCGCCTGCAACAGCGGGTCGCCGAACTCGACGGCTTCGACCTGGAGGGGCACGTCGCGGTGCTGTCCGGCTGCACGGACGCCGCCCGGGCCGGCGCCGAGCAGCCCCCGGCGAAGCCGCTCCGGCCGCTCCGCGCGGCCGAACCGCCCGCCTCCGACGAGCTGCTCTCCGCCGCCACGGCGCTCGGCGACCGCATCCTCGCCGACCGGCGCCCCACGGGCTGGCTCGGCCAGAGCTGGTACCCGGGCACCGGCCTGCGGCAGGTCGAGGCGCTCGGCCCCGACCTGACCTCCGGCACCCTCGGCATCGCCCTGCTGCTCGCCGAACTCTGGTCCGCCACCGGCGAACCCCGCTTCCACCGGGCCGCGCACCGTCTGCTCGCCGAGGCCGCCGCACTGATCGACCCGAAGGAGCCGATGGCCTTCGCCTTCGCCGGGGACTCCCGACTGGCCTCCGGCGCGCCCGTCCCCGGCGGCTTCTTCGGCCCCGGTGCGATCATCCACGGCCTGGCCCGCGGCGGACTGCTGCTCGGCGAGGCGGACTTCCTCACCGCCGCGCAGTCGCTGGTGCCCGGCGCTATGTCGGTCGCCGAGTCCGCCTCCAACCGGCCCGGCCGCCCGGTGCGGATCCCGCACGCCGACGTCCCGCTCGGCACCGCGGGCCTGCTGCTGAACCTGCTGCGGCTGCGCCGCGCCGCGGGCGGCAGCCACGGCGACACCGACCAGGCGATCCGCACCCTCGCGGCCACCGCGGTCGACCAACTCGCCGACGAGCAAACCCCGTTCGACTTCCTGGAGCTCGTCCCCGGCGGCGCCGACTCGATCGCCGCCGCGCTCGCCCGCACCCTCGCCGAAGCCCCCGCCCTGCTGGCCGACCCCACGGACGTCCGGGACCGGCTGCGCGCCCACCGCTTCGCCACCGGCACCCCCTCCGGCCGTCTCGCCTGCCTCGACACCGCGGTCTCGCTCGGCGCCGACGCCGTCGACCAGGCCGACCTCGGCGCCCTCGCGCCGCCGGTGACCGGCCCCGAACTCGCCGCCCTCACCGGCCGCGCGCTGCTCTCCGCCGCCACCGAGGCGCTCACCGCCGCCGAGGCCGGACTCGTCCACACCCTGCCGGAAGGCGCCGAGGCCCTGCTGGACGGCCCGTTCTACGACGGCCGCGAGGCCGCCGCCCTGATGGTCCGCGAACTGCTCACCCGCCACCGCCTGCACGGCACCTGGTTCCCGGACCGGGCCGCGCACGACGCCGTCAACCTCGGCGCGCTGGACGGCACCGTCGCCGTCGGCCTGCTGCTGCTGCGCCTGCACGACGCCTCCGCCGCCCCGCTCGCCACCCTGCGCTGA